The genomic interval GTAAGTCAAACATAAAACTTCCAACATTATGCCCCAGCTATGTTGTAAACAagaatgaaaaatgtaattaataactTGTGGTATTCTGATTAGTAAATAAGTAGCTGTGTTTGAGAGCTGCAGCTGAGCCAGGGGCATAATCACCAGTCAAACCATTGGCACAATAACGGCAGCTGCAGACTCGCTGATGGTGACATACCCACATATATTGCATCCTTCCAACAGAAATATTTGGGATTTTGGCTAATTTTAAGAGTTGTATATCAACATACTTTATTTACTCTGTAAAGAGATTACATTTTTTGCATTGGCCTATAAATGGCACACATCATTGTTCTCAGAACTGTTGTACAAGTACCACTGTTGGTACTTCCACCTACTTTAGTGATACTCTGAAGCGATTTTGTTATTTGATGAATTAACCTCCTATGTGGTATTTCATTTACTTCTGACGTCAATACATGGATTTGAGAATGACATTCAACTCTTTGAGTTCCAGTTTGAAATTCAGAAACACTGCTATCTGCTGATTGATATGGTCCTCAACCAGGCTTACACCTGCCGGTATTACAAGCTAATAATGgttttctctgcattttgtaCGTTCATACACTGTCGCACGATCACTAATAAAGGCTCTATAAGTCTGCATGTGTGCGAGATCAAAGGATTGTATTTGCACTGTTGATACAAATAATCAAAAGCGCAACTTAAACGGTTTATTACTCGACAGTCAAGTTTTATTAACAAGTCCGCCATGTTTTTGAGGTCAGGGTTGGTGAGAAACCTTTCTTCCTCACacagaaaatgtaatttctttttcaattttgtCAAATTTTCCGACTATAAACCTTAGAGTTCCCATTTCTGAATGAAGACGAACCACTAATAaataagatttttctttttattggtcCAACTtatactgttttaaaatgtaattaaagatgagaaatattaataacaaaaatatttgctgaaatgttttcTAAGGTGAGAAGATTCTCAGTGATCAGATGGCAGTAAAGGTGAATGAAACAGACGCACACAGCACTGGTTGAAAGagatttccattttatttaccCACAGAGCACGGCTGCTCAGCTCTCTGTTACACTGAGCTTTAAAGCCACGTGAACCGCATTGTGTCTGACCTTCCGACTTAAACGTGGCAGATCCAGTTCTTCAGGTTTGTTTTGACCGTTTTTGTCGTTGGTGTTGCCCCCGCCCCCCTCATAGTAAATAAGAAAAAGGATTTTACCAGCATGCCGTCCGACATTGTAAGGTGGAGAGGGTAACTGAGTTCAGCCAAATTCACCACCTCTGTGGAGCTAGACTTCAGGAATGTGAAGAGGTCGCCATCAAAGCTCCAGGTTAAAGGTTCGCAGCATCATTGTCAGTCTGCAGACCGTTTTCCCCGCTGATGCTGCCACTCTAACAAAGAATTGCACACTATGTTtatgatttttctttcttgAAGGGGCTTTTttgaatgttaaaataaatgcaaagttGTACTTATGGGTTTCCCTTTTTATATTTCCTATGTATACAAATAATACAAATGCAGTGAATCATAATAATCATACTATGCAATGCACCAAAACTTAGTTTTGACATAATTTTACTGATGGTCTGCAACGGTTATGTACTCCAGCCTTAGTTTTTACCAAGGCTTACCTCGAGGGGAAAAGATGCAGCGTTTTTAGGATCTCCAGAgctttccaaaagtattcatatttcttcaacattttcatgttttgccaCGTTACATcaacatgttttagattttgtgtgAAAGACCCGCTCAAAGTAAGGCATTATTGTCACATGGAAAGGAAATAATAAATTCTGTAGaatcaccttttgctgcaaggtttggactttgactggaccattctaccACATGAATTGgcattgatctaaaccacttTATTGTTGTTCCAGCTGTAAATTTAGGGTTgttgccctgctggaaggtgaagatCTGCAACagcctcaggtcttctgcagcatctgtttctcttccagtataaccctgtatttacctccaGCATCATattccagcttccctgtcccttcgAAAAGAAaacctccccacagcatgatactgcccctgccatgtttcactgtgcaaACAGTGTTTTAATTTACAGCGTTTTTACTGGTCGGACTCTGTTGACTAATTAGGGGGCCTattggttgcactgggtttCTTTTGGGGTTATTAGGTTACAATATACTGAGAGGAAATGCATGCCACTCTTGAGGTTTGTATTTGCAATTAGTGTAGAAAAACATGCATCCTTTTCCTACCGCTTAACATTGACGCCCtactttgtgtgtttctgtcacATAAGCTATAAAGtaaagaaacagaaatttgTGGATGcaatgtaaaaaggttcagtGGTTATAAGGCACTCTGCAGCCAGCTTGGTCCAAGTTCTCTTCTGACAAAGGTTTTATGCAACACCAGCCTTTTGGCAGAAGTTTTACTTTCTACTTTAAGGTGCACAGATGTGAATGATGAAGACCTTTGTCACTTCGTGGTAGAATAATTTTAATCCTCTGATTTCTTTCAGCTTGGCGAACATCCCCCTCAGTCCGGAGACGGCCCAGGACCAGGAGAGACGAATCCGCCGGGAAATAGCCAACAGCAACGAGCGGCGCCGTATGCAAAGCATCAACGCTGGATTTCAGTCCCTCAAAACACTCCTGCCCCACACAGACGGCGAGAAACTCAGCAAGGtagtctttttcttttcccgCTCTATAATGAGAAACTCCTTGAATTTAAGGTCATTCATCTCTGATGTTTTCACGGACTGTCAGGAATTTCTTAAACCCTTCTAATGTTGTCCCTAACTTGAGCTTGCGGTTTCTCCTTTTGCAAGGCGGCCATCCTTCAACAAACAGCAGACTACATCTTTACCTTGGAGCAAGAAAAAACCCAGCTTCTAACCCAGAACAACCAGCTGAAACGCTTTATCCAGGTAACCCAAACCTGACTCACACATTAAGCTGCGTTCTGTGGGTTATCGCTATTAGAGATTATTGGATTCAGCAGGTCAGAGCAAATCTGCAGCTTGGTCCGACCAGAGTTCCTGTTTAGTTAAATGAAGTTTTGGGCTGcagataaaacataattttttgaaGTTAGGATTATGACTATAATCGTAGGGTTTTGCATGTTACTGGAAACGGTAGCTCAGGtttcattgatttaaaaacTCAGTGTGAGGGTGTTGCTCATTTTCCCCCTttgacattttcattttctgcatTTGCAGTTTTTTGCCTAAATAGCTGCATCATGTTTCGTAGTCAACAGTCATCCTTTCTTCCTCATCTTTAGATCAGTTAACACTGACTTTGACCGCAGATGTCATTTTCTGACTTCCACTCTTAGTCTGCTGTAAGGAAATTGCGGTAAATGACTCAGATAAATATTATTATCACTCAGGGGTATTTTGGTTTAATTAGAAATAGGGTGGAATATAAAATCTGCAGTAAGTAATAAATACcgagcttaaaaaaaaaacaatatgtaaTGGTTAGTACATGCCTACTAACTTGCTTGTTTACAGGGATGAAATGTTCGTGCCGTTACCTATCAGGTGAGTTTTTAGGTTTACAGGGTGTGTTTTTGTGAGGCTTTCCAGTGAGGGGTCAGGAGCAGGGGTCAACTCTGAGCAGGTTGCTCCTCCCACTTCAGCGAAGTTCTTTTAACGACTGAGAGGCTCCTGACAGAGGCCACTAACCAGTCAGACAAGAACTTTATCTGCAGCAGAACGTGTCTGGCAAAAAATGTTGTCCTGTCCTGTATTTCAGGACAGGACAACTACAAAGTTTGAATCCCGAGCAGTGTGTGATGAGGTGCCTCGGGGGTTGTTACGGTTTTACAGCTGGGTGGATTTTTCTGATAACCCCACAGGCTTGATCACTCTCAGGTCCCATTGTTGAAAACTTCTCACCCATTTCTAAGGGCCTTATGGTGTCGTTTATTCCTGTGTCCAGGCAGGGTGTCCGTTTTGGTTTATTGCTGTTTTATGATACATTTGTTTCAACCTTCCCGTCACAGGAGTTTAGCGGCTCATCGCCCAAAAGGAGGCGAGCCGAAGAGAAGGACGAAGGGATCGGGTCTCCGGAcgcgctggaggaggagaaggtgGAGGAGCTGAGGAGGGAGATGATCGAGCTGCGGCAGCAGCTGGACAAGGAGCGCTCGGCTCGCATGCAGCTGGAGGAGCAGGTGATCTCAGCTGTGCGTTTAATCATTATAAACTTCTTCACTCTCACCATATATTTAACAAGCTGTAAATACGTCCAGAACGACCGCCATCCTCAATGTTAAGACAACAGACCCTTAACCCATGGTTTAGAAAAGCAAACGTTGAAACACAATTCGGACGGTGGCGCTGACACATTTATCAGTGCAGCAGCCAGTTCCTGATTGGGTCACATCCTGAATCTACCTGAACAGCAGGTTAAAGCAGCAGgtgctgaacacacacacacagaaactcaAACAAGCTGTTTGAATGGAAGGTAAACAGCAACACCTGCAGCAGTGCAATTATAAAGAGAGCTGACTTGGATCCAAAATTAATAACGTGAAGTcctttaaaaaattaaaaagcctTGAGGAGAGGTCTCCTACATCTACAGAAATAGTTTGATCTCTTTAAATTATTCTTATGGTGATCCAaagcattttgttattttttgggAGGGTTTTTGAACAGTTCACACCATTGTCACTATGTATCTTCCAAACGGGGTTTTTTATGTGTCCATCAGAACATTAATACATGCATAATACGTTAATACGTACGTAAAACATCAAGACCGTGATGTCAGGGAATCTCTTTGCAGGGATGCCAAATAAACATAAtctaattacaaaaaataacaaaaggacGATCAAATAttaactgtaaaaatgtttttagtgatATTATGACGAGGCTCCAAGCTGGCACTGGTCCTTATTAAAGTACCAGTAATAGACTGGTCCTGCACCAGCCTATAGTTAAGAACTGGAACTACTTTAATGGAAAAACCCTAAATGAGAAATTCTCATGCTTTTTCTGTGACTGCTGTATGTTGTAGGTAAAGTATTGCCTAGTCATAAATACTCCACACAACCCCCTTCTAAGGATATGCTCTGAATGCGTGAAATGGATTCATTTCCACTTGCAGGTACGGTCTCTGGATGGCCAGCTGCAGCCAGAGCGTCTGAAGGTGATCACCCAGCaggtggaggaggagcaggCACTCATCCAGAGCCAGACGCTGCTGCGGCTACAGCAGATCCACGCGGCTGCTGCAGACAGACAAGCACACAGTCCTCAGGTAGGTAACACTCTCTCTTCTGAAGGATCTGTACTGCAGATTGCTCAGAAAATTGGAGAAAATATGAGTCCCTGTCTTAAAAGCTGTGACAAACAGGATCTGGGCTTTGGTTTCATTCTGGTCTTCTGTCTTTCAGGTGCTGGCTCCACCTGCCCCAACCCACCACCCCACGGTCATCGTCCCAGCTCCAACACTAAACCAGCACCATCACGTCACCGTGGTGACCATGAGCCCACCTGTCCCCACCAGCACCGTGTCCACCTCCAGACAGAACCTGGACACCATTGTGCAGGTCTGAGCTTGTTTTAGCTTGAGCAAAGAATCCTGCAGGTCAATATAAAGATGCACAGATCCATTTGTTTGCTTGCAAGGAGCTGGTACATATAGACAGGCCTCAGATGCCTGTTTTAGACAGACCAGCTCTTCACAAATCAAATCTTTTAGACGTCCATCTCTggacatctaaaaaaaaaaagctagtcCCATCGTTCTTGTTATTAACTTCAGAAAGTTGTGGTGAAGATGGCTTCATGAAGACCATCCATGTTCTGCAACTGTGATCTGGTTTTTGAAAACGGCTCTAAGAGGATCTCTTCGTCATGCCAGTAAAGCTGGAAGCCATCAGGGCCGTCCAGATCATATGGCCATTAGATCATACAGTTTTGTTCCATCTTTCTCTGGCCCATGTTTGGTGCTGACCTGCTAATCTCGACATAGACAGTATGTATCGTGGGAGGAGATGTGTTTTCTGTATCATAAGCCCCTCCTTAAATGCTAGTTAATGGTTATTTAGGTGCAGCCAGCATCAATAAGGGCCTTAATGTGGGTTGAGGATCAGCCGGTGTCTTTACGGACCTCTCGGACCCTCTGGTTCTGCACAGGTCACTTTTTTTGGTTTACTTCTTGACTTTTTTGGTCCCATAATCCTCAGGGTCTgttaaaaagtgtaaaatgaCTCTTGATGCATCCAACCTTGGCAGCTATTAAGTGTTGCAAGAGGCCTTGCATCAAAACAACGTTGCCACGCTCAAGGACAAAAGGCCTTTTTGGTTTTCTCATCAGGGTATTGGGACAGAAAATTGCATAAAACCAGATTTTTGGGCaggttttgattttgttgggcTATGCTCCTAACCCTTAGATCAGCTTCTTTGAGTTTAACTGCAGTTTTTAATAGTTTGCCTGCTTTCCTTTCTCAACTTAAAACCTGGTTGTTATCCAAGTTGCTGCtatccaaacaaaaaaacaacagtatttGGAGGTTGATTTCAGGACCAGATACGATCAGTTCTAGCTCTTCTTGTTCACAGCGCATTCTCCTAGCCGCTTAGTGACAACGTTCTTCTCTTCTCTCGTCCTCCCAGGCCATCCAGCACATCGAGCGCACTCAGGAGAGAAGAGCCAGCGCGGAGGACGAACAGAGGAGAGCCGTCATCGTCAGCCCCACCCACGTCGCCATGGACACCGCGTGCTCGGACACAGACACGGACACAGAGGGCGAAGACTGTTTGATGAACTGACACGCCCCATGAACTCGTGCCACTCCCCCCGACACGCACACAAACACCTACTCACTGTAAGATTCCCTCCAGAAGCTTGACTACTCATGCAAATCTGTCTTTGGCATTACCTAAACTCCTAAATCCAGTGGTTTAAGCTCTGCGTCAATTCTCGTACTGTAATTTTTGTATTGAAAGGGTAGGACGGTCAGCGTGCAGAGGAGTATCCGTAGGATCTATACACTCTGTAGCTACTTGGATAATCAAACGGTCTTCTcgtggaaaaggaaaaaaacttggCCGCTCACGTTTGTTGTTTGCGTGCTCTCCATACAGTCACAGCATCATCATCATAACCCATTTTTTCTGTCACTCTGACTGTGTAACTACAGTCTAATGGAGTGAGTTTATCAGCACAGTGAAGAAGGGAATCTTCATTTACCAACGAGTTGttgatgtttcttttattttatttctggtgGCTGTGAAATCTTAAGCTATTCTAAATTTCAAAATTTGATTATTCACATTAAATCTGATTtacttgaagaaaaaaaagctgttttttaaactCTAAATAAGCCCTTAGAAATAAGCTGAATTCCTTTTCTGGTCGTTCAGTTTGGATGTTTGGTTTACGCCAGGGCCACCAACCCTggcataaaatattttgttataaTTTAAAGTTAACAACTTAGTGGACTTTTCTTTTTACTGGTTCGAGCTTTTTTTTGTTCTCAtaaagagagaggtggggcaacgATACGCTTTTAACTTGATGTTAGCTTATTGCATGAAAACATTCAGGTGAggatttttgtaaatatatgaTCAATCCGACACGGTTTGACTGAATCAGACTCTTCTTTTGAATCTACAAATATTTCCATTGAAGTTCTGAAACAGATGGGCATAAATCATGTTTCCAGCATTTCCCCCTAAAGGCCTGAGTCCACCATCTGGTCTTGGTGACTATGCACTAGAGATGTTGGGATTTATGCAGTTCCatcttttgtacattttgtttgttttttttgttgctatCATTTAACCATAAGGTGAAGTTCTCTATGCACCATGTATGAAACTTGACATGTTTAAATGGAAGAATGTAGTACTTATGAGGTGCTTGTTTTTATTCATCACCGTGGTTATCTGCTGGGGAGCAGCGAGTTGAGGCCAAAAGTAGACGTAAATAGTCACCTTTCCTTTGAGTTCCTGCACATCTAGTTGTCAGATATTATATTGATCTCAACAATAGAGGAGTTAGCTTTCTGGCATTTcttcatttgcaaaaatatcCTGTAACTTTGAAGAATTTAGAGAATAGGAGTTTAACCAGCAACAGATTCTCATGCTTTTAACAACCTAGAGTTAAgaaacaatttgttttgtttcaatgtcaaacagaacagaaacagTTTATCCTGCTCGTCGTGAGACATTTGACTATATTTGTTTTACCCGAGGCAAATCAAATCagctttctctttcttttaagCAAAGGAAAAGTGCAAGAGCCTTCTTTAAGCCAGCTTTCTGGctgtgcacagcaacaggtgaaGGTGGGGTTGGCTGCTGCAAACTCTGTGCTCCATACAGCCAGAGGAAAAGCCTGCGTAGCGCCAACGTTTTTAGTATGACTGAAATGATTCATACGTTTTGAGAATAGAACCATTCTGGTATAACCTTACTTAAAATAGGTCCTGTACCTTTAACAAACTTCggcacaaaaatgtttatttgctttCATTTCAGAAACAACAGCAGCAATTATTCCTACAgctattaaaatatgtttatcaTTATAGTTCTGATCTGTAACAGCCCCATGTTTGTGAGGACGTGGAGTATTTCCAAATTCACAGATTTCTCTGTGTTGTAAGCGAGGCGAACATGTGCAgggccttctttcagccagctggctAGCAATGCGCAGCATCAGGTGGGGGACGGGGTGCTTCATTACTCTAAGCTGCAGACAGCTGAAGAAATGCTCGGTTCCCTCGTGGttctttctctggcatctcactGTAGGAACCGTGTGTTGTTTGCACTATTTGAATCTGTGACCTTTTAAAATCTAGATGCCAGTGATCGACCTGTGTCTGGTGCCTGCGTTTTGAGTTCGTCAAACATGGTGTATAGCTTGGATGATAGAATTGAAGTGGAAgtttagatcttttttttttgttattcagGAGCAATATTGACCTAAAAGCTCATCAAATTTCAGGAAAAACCATTTAACTTTCAGCCCTTGTGCATTGGCCAGTATGTTAACtttcagaaaacagaaatgttacaaATAATCAAACTGCTTATATTTCAAATACCAAGAATTCTTCTTAATGCTGCTAAAACAACATATTGttgattattataattataatgtCTACAGAATATGTCTGTCCAGGTCTTTTTGTGACTGGCAATACTTACAAATGACcatagttgtttttgttttaagccAGCTGACTTTCAGTGTGCAGCAACTGGTGGGGGAGGGAGCACCGCGTTACTCTATCCTCTATACAGCCAGTGAAATCTGTATTCCTGCCGTTTCTGCAGTTTAAAGTCTAATttatgagatgccagagaaagcgCCAGAGTTCTCTCTGACTGTAGAAGcgttctttcagccagctgactggcagggCACAGGAACAGATGCAGAAGGGACAGTGCTGAATTAGTCTGTGCTCCATACATGTGGAGGAAACTCTGGTATTTACTCTGGCATCTTGTTAAAGGTATATAAAGCATAGGAAAGTATTTAATGGAAACTTTTCCCTGTTTTGAGACCAGAACTCCTTTAAAACCTCGATATTCCTCAGAACAGGTACCAGCCTATGCCTAGTGCCTCCattctttgggttttctgaaattaTTACCTTGAGAATGCAGGAGATGGAGGAAGAGTTGCTGTTGTTCTTCATGtgcaaaaataacttttagcTTCAGTTAATTTAGGGAAACGAATGATAAAAGAAGAACAATTGAACCATTCACAGCTTTGGCTGGAAAACTGATGACCCCTCAGTTTCAAATTTGCAAGTACCAGAAACACTAAACACACAGGTTTTGACACTGAAGCTGCACAGGAAAGCTCTGAAGAGAATTGCAGATGCGGCACTCGTAATCCCCGCGGCCCCATCTCTCCTCGTTTTTTTAGTTTGAAAGGCCACAGGCAAGTGCACCTCGTGTTACTTTACTCGTGTTTCTGCTGGGACTCGGACTGGAAACCCCCCGCTGCAAGCCTGTCTCATGTCATACTCGATTCGATTCGCTGATTTGATGCTGTAAACATTCCttcgtttggttttgtttcttttgatgTTGTGTGTTCTGTTGCCAACCAAAtgcatcttatttttttttctcgtcTTAAGGAAGTTTTTGCTATGATTTTGTTATATTGTTGCATTCTGTGACACTGTCTTGTGCGAGATGTTTGAATTCTATTCATTTACTCATCAGCTGGTTAGAGTAGTATGTTCATGCCAAACATGGGTGGGAGGGAGGGGGTTACACATCATTTGTGAAGCTTTGTTAAAGGGTTTAGTGCTGCGCTGATCAGAGTTGGTCCACAGCCTAAACACCCCTCAATGGTTCTGTACATTTTGCTGGCAGCAAGGCTGTCTTTTGAtggatttttttatatatatatatatatatatgaagcaCTTGTTCTGTACTGCCTAAAtccttgtttttcttatttgctGCCTTTTATGTTTTCTAAGCTCTTTTCCATGATGCAGTTTAACATTCGTCGTCGTTCAGCTCTTTATTCTTCATTTGTCTCCTGTTTTCCATTTATAGTGACGagcctttttatattttgtgtgtctttatattttttttctcatcagtcCAGGGCGCTGCCAAGctgttatattttgtttattaaaaaaaaatgggtgAACTGgcctttgtaaaaacaaaaaataaaatttgtacttttttattACACTCTTTGTTTCATtgacttttatttattgtttaacgTTATTTGTCCACTAGGTGGCGACATTTCTGCATTTGGATGAGTTTCATTAAACTTATCCTTAAATTTATCCTAGTCGGATATTGGTAATTTAGGAAAACCCCTTAACAATTGAATGCAAAGCAATAAATCATGCTAGGGCTACTTGCTGACcatttctgacatttttattttattttttaaactccCAAAGCAGTCAGGTTTCATTGTCCCTTAAGTGATACAGTGCCATGAAAGTAATTACCCTCTTACATATTTCTTTGGtttgtgctttttatttgtCACACTTTAATACTATAGATTatcaaataaattttaacaTCGGACAACGATAACCTGAGAAAATTCAAAATGTGGCgtttaaaagaaaacttagCTATCCAAATCCTGGTCCTGTGGTCCTGTGGTCCTGTAGATAATGCAAAATGGGATCATTTACTAATACag from Girardinichthys multiradiatus isolate DD_20200921_A chromosome 5, DD_fGirMul_XY1, whole genome shotgun sequence carries:
- the LOC124868848 gene encoding transcription factor AP-4-like isoform X1 encodes the protein MDYVRMPTEKITSLQHFKRTEKDVIGGLCSLANIPLSPETAQDQERRIRREIANSNERRRMQSINAGFQSLKTLLPHTDGEKLSKAAILQQTADYIFTLEQEKTQLLTQNNQLKRFIQEFSGSSPKRRRAEEKDEGIGSPDALEEEKVEELRREMIELRQQLDKERSARMQLEEQVISAVRSLDGQLQPERLKVITQQVEEEQALIQSQTLLRLQQIHAAAADRQAHSPQVLAPPAPTHHPTVIVPAPTLNQHHHVTVVTMSPPVPTSTVSTSRQNLDTIVQAIQHIERTQERRASAEDEQRRAVIVSPTHVAMDTACSDTDTDTEGEDCLMN
- the LOC124868848 gene encoding transcription factor AP-4-like isoform X2, whose amino-acid sequence is MDYVRMPTEKITSLQHFKRTEKDVIGGLCSLANIPLSPETAQDQERRIRREIANSNERRRMQSINAGFQSLKTLLPHTDGEKLSKAAILQQTADYIFTLEQEKTQLLTQNNQLKRFIQEFSGSSPKRRRAEEKDEGIGSPDALEEEKVEELRREMIELRQQLDKERSARMQLEEQVRSLDGQLQPERLKVITQQVEEEQALIQSQTLLRLQQIHAAAADRQAHSPQVLAPPAPTHHPTVIVPAPTLNQHHHVTVVTMSPPVPTSTVSTSRQNLDTIVQAIQHIERTQERRASAEDEQRRAVIVSPTHVAMDTACSDTDTDTEGEDCLMN